Proteins encoded together in one Dermacentor variabilis isolate Ectoservices chromosome 2, ASM5094787v1, whole genome shotgun sequence window:
- the fd102C gene encoding forkhead domain 102C: MCASSADASSCAQLTGMRGPAEPAAPGGALQVFGSAAHPPPSFVEYQRLQLFDYSQASRLRIMQPGLLGAYAGAFGPYAPPPGAESLFGFPPFFRFDPRSRFVQEEPKPQHSYIGLIAMAILSSAEKKMVLSDIYQYILDNYPYFRNRGPGWRNSIRHNLSLNDCFVKAGRSANGKGHYWAIHPANVDDFKKGDFRRRKAQRKVRRHMGLSVPDDDDSPTPTPPPPQSQPPLDSQHTAAIWGEDGTSVGLTHKLSVTLKRRQFDVESLLAPDPLPLERRSQQQPSPKPGSPWPLPPAGCPLESMGLQGTWPGQPQSLLAIHQERLSLFRAQHQEQMLHRWCPLQDPRSSPSVSDTEVDKLSAPP; encoded by the coding sequence CGCCAGTTCGGCCGACGCCTCCTCGTGCGCGCAGCTGACCGGTATGAGGGGACCAGCGGAGCCCGCTGCACCCGGCGGCGCGTTGCAAGTGTTCGGCTCGGCGGCCCATCCTCCGCCCTCGTTCGTCGAGTACCAGCGCCTGCAGCTGTTCGACTACAGCCAAGCCAGCCGGCTACGCATCATGCAGCCAGGTCTCCTGGGGGCCTACGCCGGCGCCTTCGGTCCGTACGCGCCTCCTCCCGGAGCCGAGAGCCTGTTCGGCTTCCCGCCTTTCTTTCGGTTCGACCCGAGGTCGCGGTTCGTCCAAGAGGAGCCCAAACCTCAGCACAGTTACATCGGGCTCATAGCGATGGCCATCCTCAGCTCGGCGGAGAAGAAGATGGTGCTGAGCGACATCTACCAGTACATCCTGGACAACTACCCGTACTTCCGAAACCGGGGTCCCGGCTGGCGCAACTCGATCCGCCACAACCTGTCGCTCAACGACTGCTTCGTCAAGGCCGGCCGCAGCGCCAACGGCAAGGGCCACTACTGGGCCATCCACCCGGCCAACGTGGACGACTTCAAGAAGGGCGACTTCCGACGCCGCAAGGCTCAGCGCAAGGTGCGCAGGCACATGGGTCTCTCGGTgcccgacgacgacgacagcccGACGCCGACGCCGCCCCCTCCTCAATCTCAGCCACCGCTAGACTCGCAGCATACGGCCGCCATCTGGGGCGAGGACGGCACCTCCGTGGGCCTGACGCACAAGCTGTCGGTGACCCTCAAGAGACGCCAGTTCGACGTCGAGAGCCTTCTGGCACCGGACCCCTTGCCGCTAGAGCGACGCTCGCAGCAGCAGCCATCGCCGAAGCCGGGCAGTCCATGGCCCTTGCCGCCCGCTGGCTGTCCCCTCGAGTCCATGGGACTTCAGGGAACGTGGCCCGGCCAGCCGCAGTCTTTGTTAGCCATTCACCAGGAGCGCCTGTCACTCTTCAGAGCGCAACACCAAGAACAAATGCTGCACCGCTGGTGTCCACTTCAAGACCCACGCTCGTCGCCCTCCGTTTCCGACACCGAAGTGGACAAGCTGAGCGCTCCACCCTGA